The Pseudodesulfovibrio sp. zrk46 genome contains a region encoding:
- a CDS encoding efflux RND transporter periplasmic adaptor subunit, whose product MKRLTVVCLLAAITLFSTGCKEEVKKAEAIRPVRVVEISGAMDKESRTFPGKVKATQEASLAFRVSGEVVRLEVKEGDRVEKGQLIAQLDQRDYLAAIADYEARLVGARSVLKEARLNIERNRKLLEDKIIAQSAFDTAQSTYETSRAEVLSLEQSLRRARLNLQYTRLTAPFSGFIATKDISNHEFIQAKEEIVTLADTSALDVVMDVPESVWLRGFNSGVGEMPEAHVRFESLPGKVFPVQVKEFQTTANSETQTYQVTMTMDNTEDSGVHPGMTAEVVGNMPDNGDNSVAIPFSSVVGEVEGKKFVWVLNKDNSVQKREIEIGRIMKDMFQASKGVQPGDVIVVAGVNYLREGQKVKVLKGRIGGRE is encoded by the coding sequence ATGAAACGTTTGACTGTTGTGTGTCTGCTTGCCGCCATCACGCTTTTCTCCACGGGCTGCAAAGAAGAAGTAAAGAAAGCCGAAGCCATTCGCCCGGTGCGGGTAGTAGAAATTTCCGGGGCAATGGACAAGGAGTCCCGGACCTTTCCCGGTAAAGTGAAAGCAACGCAGGAGGCGAGCCTTGCCTTCCGTGTTTCCGGTGAAGTGGTCCGCCTTGAAGTGAAGGAAGGCGATCGCGTGGAAAAGGGCCAGCTCATTGCCCAGCTTGACCAGCGCGACTATCTGGCCGCCATTGCCGACTACGAAGCCCGTTTGGTGGGTGCGCGCTCGGTGCTCAAGGAAGCCAGGCTGAATATTGAACGCAACCGCAAGCTGCTGGAAGATAAGATCATCGCCCAGTCCGCCTTTGACACGGCCCAGTCCACCTACGAAACCAGCCGCGCCGAAGTGCTCTCTCTGGAGCAGTCCCTGCGTCGTGCTCGCCTGAACCTGCAGTACACCCGCCTCACCGCGCCCTTCTCCGGCTTCATCGCAACCAAAGACATCTCCAACCACGAATTCATTCAGGCCAAGGAAGAGATCGTCACACTGGCCGACACCTCTGCCCTCGACGTGGTAATGGATGTGCCCGAATCAGTCTGGCTGCGCGGCTTCAACAGCGGCGTTGGAGAGATGCCTGAGGCGCATGTTCGCTTTGAATCCCTGCCCGGCAAGGTCTTTCCTGTCCAAGTGAAAGAATTCCAGACCACGGCCAACTCCGAAACCCAGACCTATCAGGTCACAATGACCATGGATAATACCGAAGACTCTGGCGTGCATCCCGGCATGACCGCCGAGGTCGTGGGCAACATGCCTGACAACGGAGACAATTCCGTGGCTATCCCCTTCTCCTCCGTAGTGGGCGAAGTGGAAGGAAAGAAATTCGTCTGGGTCCTGAACAAGGACAACTCCGTACAGAAACGCGAGATAGAAATCGGCCGCATCATGAAGGACATGTTCCAGGCCTCCAAGGGCGTGCAGCCCGGTGATGTCATCGTCGTGGCAGGCGTCAATTACCTGCGTGAAGGCCAGAAGGTGAAGGTGCTGAAAGGTCGTATCGGAGGCCGCGAATAA
- a CDS encoding TetR/AcrR family transcriptional regulator, translating to MTKKELIFHAAAKLFAQKTFDAVGIREIANEAGVNSAMISYYFGGKINLLRDIFAEFCQRVKQQSDASMNNANTLNELTEQIVRNLLKDSHEHPDVYLVGLRQLNHDSEELQDLRDDLTNYCWAQFSENLERFGITNPGDLQTKDIRFTAIMGMVFSDHLLGGNLCRDNKELAERYTDIVVDILQRGIPAHWT from the coding sequence ATGACGAAAAAGGAACTCATCTTCCATGCAGCGGCAAAACTCTTTGCCCAAAAGACATTCGACGCCGTGGGAATCCGCGAAATCGCCAACGAGGCTGGCGTGAACAGCGCCATGATCTCTTACTACTTCGGCGGCAAGATCAACCTGCTACGGGACATCTTTGCCGAGTTCTGTCAGCGGGTGAAACAGCAATCTGATGCGAGCATGAACAACGCCAACACCCTGAACGAGTTGACCGAACAAATCGTTCGAAACCTGCTCAAAGATTCCCACGAGCACCCGGACGTCTACCTCGTGGGACTCCGCCAGTTGAACCATGACAGCGAAGAGCTTCAGGACCTGAGAGACGATCTGACCAACTACTGCTGGGCCCAGTTCTCCGAGAATCTTGAACGGTTCGGCATTACCAACCCCGGCGATCTGCAGACCAAGGATATCCGCTTCACCGCCATCATGGGTATGGTGTTCTCCGACCACCTTCTCGGCGGCAACCTGTGCCGGGACAACAAAGAGCTGGCAGAAAGGTACACCGACATCGTCGTCGATATCCTGCAGCGAGGCATCCCCGCTCACTGGACATAA
- a CDS encoding sigma 54-interacting transcriptional regulator, translating to METTARTKPTRLTVMTFQERLGVVLSEQLQSIFGPELHVERCLFGQLDQMDFNEEDLLFALHESSLNMARKLHPNLGQTMRGERRINQFHMNRILALPPGQKLLVVNDSLSNTMEVLNELDFYELSHELVAFSPEETPPDDIDWVVHPDEETLVPPKYAQVINLGTRCIGMSYILEIYDLFELELPRKQLVANYFKTLAHMANKQLGPASNRYVSNWLGGTPANQEDVTFDLLVAHSKAMQGLIDRASLMARTDSPIHISGTIGSGKRRLAQMIHNASPRKGHPFGSLHCPSRSKDMLERELFGWEDETGIYPGIIEVSHLGTICLEGLESLPVDLQNRLIQIIQEQRVVRQHGKVHIPVDVRVTATSHDDLNELYKRRQISHELFLLLQQNQCTIPPLSKRPEDVEQLANDYLRAHFSGQKVRLTADLIDFMRKRHWEGDEQELFNVLSLMASSLKPVLDVSDLPYHIMSDSRITDATPASEVGELVEKIEEHDFLPEILAILRVYQEGKQANSRYGRHTVIDLLAAKGVTLTIQQLRLRLQRLQTLGLISARKGRAGSTISRAGEDFLAHFPAD from the coding sequence TTGGAAACGACTGCCCGGACTAAGCCCACACGCCTCACCGTCATGACCTTTCAGGAACGGTTGGGTGTCGTGTTGTCCGAGCAGTTGCAGTCCATTTTCGGCCCGGAACTGCACGTCGAACGCTGCCTGTTCGGTCAATTGGACCAGATGGACTTCAACGAGGAAGACCTGCTCTTTGCTCTGCACGAAAGCAGCCTCAACATGGCCCGCAAGCTGCACCCGAACCTCGGCCAGACCATGCGGGGCGAGCGCAGGATCAACCAGTTCCACATGAACCGTATTCTGGCGCTTCCCCCCGGGCAGAAGCTGCTGGTGGTCAACGACTCCCTTTCCAACACCATGGAAGTCCTGAACGAGCTGGACTTTTACGAGCTGTCGCACGAGCTGGTGGCCTTCTCCCCGGAAGAGACACCGCCGGACGACATCGACTGGGTAGTGCACCCTGACGAAGAGACGCTGGTGCCGCCCAAATACGCACAGGTCATCAACCTTGGCACCCGCTGTATCGGCATGTCGTACATTCTCGAGATTTACGACCTGTTCGAGCTGGAGCTGCCTCGCAAGCAACTGGTGGCCAACTATTTCAAGACGCTGGCCCACATGGCCAACAAGCAGCTCGGCCCGGCATCTAACCGATACGTGTCCAACTGGCTGGGCGGCACGCCTGCCAATCAGGAAGACGTGACCTTTGACCTGCTCGTTGCCCACAGCAAGGCCATGCAGGGACTTATTGACCGCGCAAGCCTGATGGCCCGCACCGACTCACCTATTCATATCAGCGGCACCATCGGTTCGGGCAAACGGCGTCTGGCCCAGATGATCCACAATGCCTCCCCGCGCAAAGGGCACCCATTCGGCTCCCTGCATTGCCCTTCCCGTTCCAAAGACATGCTGGAACGCGAATTGTTCGGCTGGGAAGACGAGACCGGCATCTACCCCGGCATCATCGAAGTCAGCCATCTCGGCACCATTTGCCTGGAAGGACTGGAGTCCCTGCCGGTGGACCTGCAGAACCGCCTCATTCAGATCATTCAGGAGCAGCGGGTCGTCCGCCAGCACGGCAAGGTACACATCCCTGTGGACGTGCGCGTCACGGCCACCAGCCATGACGACCTCAACGAGCTGTACAAACGCCGACAGATTTCCCACGAACTCTTCCTGCTGTTGCAGCAGAACCAGTGCACCATCCCGCCCCTATCCAAGCGGCCCGAAGATGTGGAGCAGTTGGCCAACGACTACCTCCGCGCACATTTCTCCGGCCAGAAGGTGCGCCTGACCGCCGACCTCATCGACTTCATGCGCAAGCGCCATTGGGAAGGAGACGAGCAGGAGCTGTTCAATGTCCTTTCGCTCATGGCCTCAAGCCTCAAGCCCGTGCTGGATGTCTCGGATTTGCCGTACCACATCATGAGTGACAGCCGGATCACCGACGCCACTCCGGCCTCTGAAGTAGGAGAACTGGTGGAAAAGATCGAGGAGCACGATTTCCTGCCCGAGATTCTCGCCATCCTGCGCGTCTATCAGGAAGGCAAGCAGGCCAACAGCCGCTACGGTCGTCACACCGTCATCGACCTGCTGGCCGCCAAGGGCGTCACACTCACCATCCAGCAGCTCCGCCTGCGTCTGCAACGCCTCCAGACCCTCGGGTTGATCTCCGCCCGAAAGGGACGTGCCGGCAGCACCATCTCCCGCGCAGGAGAAGATTTCCTTGCGCATTTCCCGGCCGACTAG
- a CDS encoding gamma-glutamyl-gamma-aminobutyrate hydrolase family protein (Members of this family of hydrolases with an active site Cys residue belong to MEROPS family C26.), whose protein sequence is MKPVIAIVPNLEKSKLGMICNMVTKTYTDAIIKGGALPFILPATMDRQVARDMLATAHGVLFVGGMDVAPSRYGEEPIMDLMDAESELDDIQFMMAEEALNMDLPILGICRGAQVVNVALGGTLHQDVPTDFPESTLVHLPVPLAPSAGHDHNVVAEEGSVVYKLFGETIPVNSVHHQSIKEVGEGLRITARATDGVIEAAEHESRPVMVVQWHPEMMLTVNDDMLPLFEHFTGVCAERMN, encoded by the coding sequence ATGAAACCTGTCATCGCCATCGTGCCGAATCTCGAGAAAAGCAAACTCGGCATGATCTGCAACATGGTCACCAAGACCTATACCGACGCCATCATCAAGGGTGGCGCGCTCCCGTTCATCCTGCCTGCCACCATGGATCGCCAGGTGGCGCGCGACATGCTGGCCACCGCTCACGGGGTACTGTTCGTCGGCGGCATGGACGTGGCTCCCTCCCGTTATGGCGAGGAGCCGATCATGGACCTCATGGACGCTGAATCCGAACTGGACGACATCCAGTTCATGATGGCTGAAGAAGCCCTGAACATGGACCTGCCCATCCTCGGCATCTGTCGCGGCGCACAGGTGGTCAACGTGGCCCTTGGCGGCACCCTGCATCAGGATGTCCCGACCGATTTCCCCGAGAGTACGCTGGTGCATCTGCCCGTGCCGCTGGCACCGAGCGCCGGACATGACCACAACGTGGTGGCAGAGGAAGGCTCGGTAGTGTACAAGCTCTTCGGCGAGACCATCCCGGTCAACAGCGTTCACCATCAGTCCATCAAGGAAGTGGGCGAAGGTCTCAGGATCACGGCCCGCGCAACTGATGGCGTTATTGAAGCCGCCGAACACGAATCCCGCCCCGTCATGGTGGTCCAGTGGCATCCCGAGATGATGCTGACCGTCAACGACGACATGCTGCCCCTGTTCGAACACTTCACCGGTGTTTGCGCCGAGCGCATGAACTAA
- a CDS encoding ABC transporter permease subunit yields MEPQTTTPFGIFWHKFKKRKIAMVSAGFIVILVLTAIFAPWVAPYDPFEVDYGLSMMPPSWEHWCGTDVFGRDILSRIIFGTRISLSVGLTSVILGALVGVALGLVSGFFGGFLDGLIMRTSDVLFAFPGILLAIAIVAILGPGLVNVVVAVSVFSMPTFARIVRGSTLALKESLYVKAAKSTGASRRRIMFVHIMPGTLSGVIVYFTMRIGTSIITASSLSFLGLGAQPPTPEWGAMLAESRDYIGVADHMTLFPGIAIFLTVLFFNLLGDGLRAALDPKVK; encoded by the coding sequence ATGGAACCACAGACAACGACTCCCTTCGGGATTTTCTGGCACAAGTTCAAAAAACGAAAAATCGCCATGGTATCGGCGGGCTTCATCGTCATTCTGGTGCTGACCGCCATCTTCGCACCGTGGGTCGCCCCCTATGACCCGTTCGAGGTGGATTACGGCCTCTCCATGATGCCGCCCTCCTGGGAACACTGGTGCGGCACCGACGTCTTTGGCCGCGACATCCTCTCGCGCATCATCTTTGGTACGCGCATCTCCCTGTCCGTAGGCCTTACCTCGGTCATCCTCGGCGCACTGGTAGGCGTGGCCCTCGGTCTCGTGTCCGGCTTCTTCGGCGGCTTCCTCGACGGCCTGATCATGCGCACCTCCGACGTGCTGTTCGCCTTCCCCGGCATCCTGCTGGCCATCGCCATTGTTGCGATCCTCGGCCCCGGTCTGGTGAACGTGGTCGTGGCGGTCTCGGTGTTCAGTATGCCGACATTCGCGCGAATAGTGCGCGGCAGCACGCTGGCCCTCAAGGAGAGCCTGTACGTGAAAGCTGCCAAGAGCACAGGCGCGTCCCGTCGCCGCATCATGTTCGTTCACATCATGCCCGGCACCCTGTCCGGCGTTATCGTGTACTTCACCATGCGCATCGGCACCTCCATCATCACGGCCTCCAGCCTCAGCTTCCTCGGTCTGGGCGCACAGCCGCCGACCCCTGAGTGGGGCGCCATGCTGGCAGAGAGCCGCGACTACATCGGCGTGGCCGACCACATGACCCTGTTCCCGGGCATCGCCATCTTCCTGACCGTGCTCTTTTTCAACCTGCTGGGCGACGGCCTGCGTGCCGCTCTCGACCCCAAGGTAAAGTAA
- a CDS encoding ABC transporter permease subunit codes for MLKYFIKRLINIIPVLLVVSILAFAFVHMLPGDPARMMAGDDADPATIEMLREELGLNDPLPMQYLNYMGKVLTGDLGTSLRTDLPVYDEIALRYPPTMHMAMAGLLWSVIFGVFFGAIAAIYSGKWQDYTAMIVSVSGISIPQFWLGLLLIQLFAVHLGWLPVAGYTGKLSELVLPSITLGAMVAAIMARFTLSAFLDVLDEEYISTARAKGVRESMVMWKHAFRNALIPVITMIGLQFGFLLGGSVVVETVFAWPGLGRYMIEAVAVRDYPVLQALLLLYSFHFVFINLVVDMVYAVINPEIRYD; via the coding sequence TTGCTGAAATACTTCATCAAACGACTGATCAACATCATCCCGGTGCTGTTGGTCGTTTCCATCCTGGCCTTTGCCTTTGTGCACATGCTGCCGGGCGATCCCGCGCGCATGATGGCCGGTGACGACGCCGACCCCGCGACGATAGAAATGCTGCGTGAGGAGCTGGGTCTCAACGACCCGCTCCCCATGCAGTACCTGAATTATATGGGCAAGGTCCTGACCGGAGACTTGGGAACAAGTCTCCGGACAGACCTCCCGGTCTACGACGAGATAGCGCTGCGCTATCCCCCCACCATGCACATGGCCATGGCCGGACTCCTGTGGTCCGTCATCTTCGGCGTGTTCTTCGGGGCCATCGCAGCCATCTACAGTGGGAAATGGCAGGACTACACGGCCATGATCGTGTCGGTCTCAGGCATATCAATCCCACAGTTCTGGCTGGGCCTATTGCTCATACAACTTTTCGCAGTCCATCTGGGCTGGCTGCCCGTGGCGGGCTATACCGGCAAGCTGTCGGAACTTGTCCTGCCATCCATCACGCTGGGCGCAATGGTGGCCGCCATCATGGCACGCTTCACCCTGTCCGCGTTCCTCGACGTGCTGGACGAGGAGTATATCTCCACGGCCCGCGCCAAGGGTGTGCGTGAGTCGATGGTCATGTGGAAGCACGCCTTCCGCAACGCCCTGATCCCGGTCATCACCATGATCGGTCTCCAGTTCGGCTTCCTGCTGGGCGGTTCGGTGGTTGTCGAGACGGTCTTTGCATGGCCCGGTCTCGGCCGCTACATGATCGAAGCAGTGGCCGTGCGCGACTATCCCGTGCTTCAGGCTCTGCTCCTGCTCTATTCTTTCCACTTCGTGTTCATCAATCTCGTGGTCGACATGGTCTACGCCGTGATCAACCCGGAAATTCGCTACGACTAA